The nucleotide sequence TTTCTTTTGTATTGACTGCAAAGGTAATAAAACTGTAGCAGTATTTAGTTTTTGTATATAAAGACACGAATTAGAGTATATAATTCACAAATAACTGGGAATTAATATGTTAAAATTGTATCTTTATAAGATGAGTTTATGTTCAATTATTAAAAGTGTTTAAAATGAAACGTATACTATTTCCCACTGATTTTTCTGAAGTAGCCACTAATGCTTTTGTACATGCATTAGAATTTGCAAAAGTAGTCGAAGGCGAACTAATTCTTCTGCATTCGTATGACTTACCTCCAATGGACGATCAATTTTTTCCAGAGAATTTCACCGAGGTTTATGATACGGTCGAATTAGCGCATTTTGATTTGTTTAAAGAGGAACTTCCTAAACTTCGTGAAATCATCGAAGAACATCATTTTGAACACATTAAAATGACGCATCGCTTGATGGAAGGGAATTTGGTAGCTAATATCAAAAAATGCATTGATGAAGAAGCGATAGATTATTTGGTCATGGGAACTTCGGGAGCCACAGACTGGGAAACCCTTTTTTCGGGTACCAATTCGGGTTCTGTGATTTTGGGAATTAATGTACCTATGTTGTGTGTGCCTTTTGGTGTGGAACACCGAAAAATTAAAACGATTGGTTTTGTTACTCATTACAGACCTAAAGACAAACTAGCTTTGAAAAAGGCTTTAGAATTAGCAAAAATCATTGATGCCAAAGTAAAATGTCTTTATATAAAAAACCGAACCTCACAAATAGATATTGAAACCATAAAAGAATGGGAGTTAGCTTTTAAAGACGAACCAGTGGAATATTTTATGTTTCAAAGTGACGAAATAAAACAAGTGACTTTGGGTTTTGTTGAAAAGGAAAAAATCGATGTTTTATCAATACTTACCTATAAAAGCGGTTTTTTTGAAGGGATGTTTGTGGCCAATTATGCCGAAAAAACAACCGAAGATATCAAAATTCCAGTTTTAGTGATTCATGCCTA is from Flavobacterium sp. NG2 and encodes:
- a CDS encoding universal stress protein — translated: MKRILFPTDFSEVATNAFVHALEFAKVVEGELILLHSYDLPPMDDQFFPENFTEVYDTVELAHFDLFKEELPKLREIIEEHHFEHIKMTHRLMEGNLVANIKKCIDEEAIDYLVMGTSGATDWETLFSGTNSGSVILGINVPMLCVPFGVEHRKIKTIGFVTHYRPKDKLALKKALELAKIIDAKVKCLYIKNRTSQIDIETIKEWELAFKDEPVEYFMFQSDEIKQVTLGFVEKEKIDVLSILTYKSGFFEGMFVANYAEKTTEDIKIPVLVIHA